From Rissa tridactyla isolate bRisTri1 chromosome 7, bRisTri1.patW.cur.20221130, whole genome shotgun sequence, a single genomic window includes:
- the RPS6KB1 gene encoding ribosomal protein S6 kinase beta-1, with protein MAGVFDIDLDQPEDAGSDEELEEGGQLSESMDHGGVGQYDLGMEHCEKFEISETSVNRGPEKIRPECFELLRVLGKGGYGKVFQVRKVTGANTGKIFAMKVLKKAMIVRNAKDTAHTKAERNILEEVKHPFIVDLIYAFQTGGKLYLILEYLSGGELFMQLEREGIFMEDTACFYLAEISMALGHLHQKGIIYRDLKPENIMLNHQGHVKLTDFGLCKESIHDGTVTHTFCGTIEYMAPEILMRSGHNRAVDWWSLGALMYDMLTGAPPFTGENRKKTIDKILKCKLNLPPYLTQEARDLLKKLLKRNAASRLGAGPGDAGEVQAHPFFRHINWDELLARKVEPPFKPLLQSEEDVSQFDSKFTRQTPVDSPDDSTLSESANQVFLGFTYVAPSVLESVKEKFSFEPKIRSPRRFIGSPRTPVSPVKFSPGEFWGRGASASASNTQTPVEYPMETSGIEQMDVTVCGEASAPLPIRQPNSGPYKKQAFPMISKRPEHLRMNL; from the exons ATGGCGGGCGTCTTCGACATCGATCTGGACCAGCCTGAGGACGCGGGTTCGGacgaggagctggaggagggg GGTCAATTAAGTGAGAGCATGGACCATGGAGGAGTTGGCCAATATGACCT TGGCATGGAACATTGTGAAAAATTTGAGATTTCAGAAACTAGTGTAAACAGAGGTCCAGAAAAGATCCGACCAGAGTGCTTTGAGTTACTGCGCGTACTTGGCAAAGGTGGCTATGGAAAG GTATTTCAAGTACGAAAAGTAACTGGAGCAAACACCGGGAAAATATTTGCCATGAAAGTTCTTAAAAAG GCAATGATCGTAAGGAATGCAAAGGATACGGCTCACACAAAAGCAGAGCGGAATATACTGGAGGAAGTGAAACATCCCTTCATCGTAGACTTAATTTATGCCTTTCAGACTGGTGGAAAACTCTACCTCATCCTTGAGTATCTCAGTG GAGGAGAACTATTTATGCAGTTAGAGAGGGAAGGGATATTTATGGAAGACACGGCTTG CTTTTACTTGGCAGAAATCTCAATGGCACTGGGGCACTTGCATCAAAAAGGAATTATCTATCGTGATCTGAAGCCAGAAAATATCATGCTTAATCATCAAG gtCATGTAAAATTGACTGACTTCGGATTATGTAAAGAATCTATTCACGATGGAACAGTCACACACACGTTTTGTGGAACAATTGAATACAT GGCCCCTGAAATCTTGATGAGGAGTGGGCATAATCGTGCTGTGGACTGGTGGAGTTTGGGGGCATTAATGTATGACATGCTGACTGGAGCA CCTCCTTTCACTggggagaacagaaagaaaacaattgaCAAGATTCTCAAGTGTAAACTCAACTTGCCTCCCTACCTCACACAAGAAGCCAGAGATCTGCTTAAAAAG CTGCTAAAAAGAAATGCTGCCTCACGTCTAGGAGCTGGTCCTGGAGATGCTGGAGAAGTTCAG GCTCACCCGTTCTTCAGACACATTAACTGGGATGAGCTGTTGGCACGAAAGGTGGAACCTCCTTTTAAACCCTTGTTG caATCTGAAGAGGATGTGAGCCAGTTTGACTCAAAGTTTACACGTCAGACACCAGTTGATAGCCCAGATGACTCTACTCTCAGTGAAAGTGCCAACCAGGTCTTTCTG GGTTTTACGTATGTGGCTCCATCTGTACTTGAAAGCGTAAAagagaaattttcttttgaacCAAAAATCCGATCACCTCGCAGATTCATAGGTAGCCCTAGGACACCAGTcag CCCTGTAAAGTTTTCCCCTGGGGAATTCTGGGGAAGAGGTGCTTCTGCCAGCGCATCAAATACTCAGACACCTGTGGAATATCCAATGGAGACAAGTGGAATAGAACAAAT